The following are encoded in a window of Pelecanus crispus isolate bPelCri1 chromosome 6, bPelCri1.pri, whole genome shotgun sequence genomic DNA:
- the SYNE3 gene encoding nesprin-3 isoform X2, with the protein MTQQLQDEFDSSVENAEAWMKAIQERLRINDNTRGPRSALEARLRETEKIRALEPEGSLKMDLILAKADAALRSIGEDKKRKVLSKLKDIKALWEETAIYITHCHSRIEWVWLHWSEYLKAQDEFYTWIHNMRVTLEPDIELQLGLKEKQWQLSHAQVLLNDVLNQSVLLERLLEEAASLFNRIGDPSVDEDVQKKMRVEYEGIREEAQNRVNLLEKITKEHEQYSANVKQFQSWLNGVTERLTYCIGEATKSSAEAKLKALKEIAKNIRSGGKKWKHLENQCAEVIQNTSPLGAERMKDELEELRKALEKLKLLSSEEEERLLKIQQSESAYKSQARQLEADVQELKKDLQRLENDLDPGEGEKTEDEFVTLWRKCNATRAALAAEESKIERLKAQLKELLRFSQDVQPHAESVVSAIQQYQSVRGKMSKMSTDAEAQLRRLFQNPLQDFEQWKPSVQMLLETPEPVLAHIEAALAESSQFKEKLMTLQLKKDLLSNVLGEEKAKSFLQEVAEASKEREILHKSLLQSKSKLQNLISQHEDFDAGFTPLQKKLSAIKAKLDLEKEPQPDLLGKKTQLQRLQMIQDDLAELAIQMEEVEKLVQSNTTHRHEMNQLLSDTQALKRSLEMMIQQSEEHVQKHWAYNDKLSDLQQWIAVTTEKIASYQSADGEQNTEGRVADLERWLAEFQDKEIQLHLVEAHGQLVMENSSPEETAHVQAELDQLKESWRSLKEMAAGLLKKWQLNRPVADKKRKTAFVDSRWMSGPAFYLLDVDPSHKQERTGEGQNTSSHLKLLHDFEEWLQGENTKLTKILAVTSSSTEEIKARQSKLEELQSHVPDGQRLFEDLLHLHPVIGNSEDLEDLRYRWMLYKSKLKESMNSPSPGSLEETDRFRKKRSGGICSFLHRVCWAALPLQLLLLLLLLLAFLLPLAEETHSCTLANNFARSFNLMLRYEGPPPT; encoded by the exons ATGACTCAGCAGCTACAGGATGAATTTGACAGTAGCGTGGAGAATGCAGAAGCTTGGATGAAGGCCATCCAAGAGAGACTGAGGATCAATGACAACACCAGGGGACCTCGATCTGCCCTAGAAGCCAGACTGAGAGAGACGGAG aaaatacGTGCGCTGGAACCAGAAGGCAGCTTGAAAATGGACTTGATTCTTGCAAAGGCAGATGCTGCTCTTCGCAGCATTGGTGAGGATAAGAAGCGCAAGGTACTCTCTAAACTGAAAGACATTAAAGCCTTGTGGGAAGAGACAGCCATATACATTACTCACTGTCACAG CCGTATTGAGTGGGTCTGGCTGCACTGGAGTGAGTACCTGAAAGCCCAAGATGAGTTTTACACATGGATTCACAACATGAGGGTGACCTTGGAGCCTGACATTGAGTTGCAGCTTGGCTTAAAGGAGAAGCAGTGGCAGCTGAGCCATGCTCAGGTTCTGTTGAATGATGTCTTAAATCAGTCAGTCCTGCTGGAAAGGCTGCTAGAGGAAGCTGCTTCCTTGTTCAACAGGATAGGTGACCCCAGCGTTGATGAGGatgttcagaagaaaatgagggTGGAATATGAAGGAATCAGGGAAGAAGCTCAG AACAGAGTGAACCTGCTTGAAAAGATAACCAAGGAACATGAGCAGTACAGCGCTAACGTCAAACAGTTTCAGTCATGGCTGAATGGTGTGACAGAAAGATTAACCTACTGCATTGGAGAAGCAACCAAGTCTTCAGCGGAGGCCAAGTTAAAGGCACTGAAG GAAATTGCCAAAAACATTAGGAGCGgtggaaagaaatggaagcacCTTGAAAATCAGTGTGCAGAAGTGATTCAGAATACCTCCCCACTTGGAGCTGAGAGAATGAAGGATGAACTTGAAGAGCTAAGAAAAGCCTTGGAGAAGTTGAAACTGCTGAGtagtgaggaggaggagagattGCTCAAGATCCAACAATCAGAAAGTGCCTACAAGTCCCAGGCCAGACAATTAGAAGCAGATGTCCAGGAGCTGAAAAAAGATCTACAGAGACTAGAAAATGACCTGgaccctggggaaggggagaagactGAAGATGAGTTTGTAACTCTGTGGAGAAAATGCAAT GCAACgagagcagctctggctgcagaagaGTCCAAGATTGAGAGGCTGAAGGCTCAGCTTAAGGAACTGCTACGGTTTTCCCAAGATGTGCAGCCGCATGCTGAGAGTGTTGTCTCTGCAATACAGCAGTATCAAAG TGTTAGAGGCAAGATGTCTAAAATGAGCACTGATGCAGAAGCCCAACTGAGAAGACTCTTCCAAAATCCCCTGCAAGATTTTGAACAGTGGAAGCCATCGGTCCAGATGCTCCTGGAGACTCCGGAGCCAGTGCTGGCTCACATTGAG gcTGCTCTAGCTGAAAGCTCCCAATTCAAAGAGAAGTTGATGACATTACAGCTGAAGAAAGATTTACTAAGCAATGTCCTTggtgaggaaaaagcaaagtctTTCCTGCAAGAAGTAGCTGAAGCttcaaaggagagagaaattctACACAAAAGTCTGCTGCAAAGCAAGAGCAAACTCCAG AATCTGATATCACAGCATGAGGACTTTGACGCTGGTTTCACacctttgcagaagaaattatCTGCCATCAAAGCCAAATTAGATCTAGAGAAGGAACCACAGCCTGACCTCTTGGGTAAAAAGACACAACTCCAGAGACTCCAG atgATCCAAGATGACTTGGCAGAGCTTGCGATTCAAatggaggaggtagagaagcTTGTTCAGTCAAATACCACACATAGGCATGAAATGAACCAACTTTTGTCTGACACTCAGGCCCTGAAGAGATCATTGGAG ATGATGATACAGCAGAGTGAAGAGCATGTTCAGAAACACTGGGCATATAATGACAAACTCTCTGACCTCCAGCAGTGGATCGCAGTAACTACAGAGAAGATTGCCTCCTACCAGAGTGCTGATGGAGAGCAGAACACCGAGGGCAGGGTGGCAGACCTTGAG AGATGGCTAGCTGAGTTTCAAGATAAGGAGATCCAGCTGCACCTTGTGGAAGCTCATGGCCAGCTGGTCATGGAGAATTCTTCCCCAGAGGAGACTGCCCATGTCCAGGCAGAGCTGGATCAGCTGAAGGAGTCGTGGAGATCACTGAAGGAGATGGCAGCTGG TCTTCTCAAAAAGTGGCAGTTAAATAGACCAGTGGCTGataagaagaggaaaacagcatttgTGGACAGCAGATGGATGTCTGGACCTGCCTTCTATCTTTTAGATGTAGATCCCAGCCATAAGCAG GAGAGGACAGGAGAAGGGCAAAATACGAGCAGCCACTTGAAGCTCCTGCACGACTTTGAAGAGTGGTTACAAGGAGAAAACACCAAACTGACCAAAATTCTTGCTGTGACTTCATCTTCCACAGAGGAGATTAAGGCACGCCAGAGCAAACTGGAG gagctgcagtcTCATGTGCCTGATGGTCAGCGTCTCTTTGAGGACCTTCTTCATCTTCATCCTGTCATTGGAAACTCTGAAGATCTGGAGGACCTGCGTTACCGATGGATGCTCTACAAATCTAAACTGAAAGAGTCCATGAATTCACCG AGTCCTGGATctttggaagaaacagacaGATTCAGAAAG
- the SYNE3 gene encoding nesprin-3 isoform X3, with protein MKSPQTFTCPFFQNSHDFASLNAMTQQLQDEFDSSVENAEAWMKAIQERLRINDNTRGPRSALEARLRETEKIRALEPEGSLKMDLILAKADAALRSIGEDKKRKVLSKLKDIKALWEETAIYITHCHSRIEWVWLHWSEYLKAQDEFYTWIHNMRVTLEPDIELQLGLKEKQWQLSHAQVLLNDVLNQSVLLERLLEEAASLFNRIGDPSVDEDVQKKMRVEYEGIREEAQNRVNLLEKITKEHEQYSANVKQFQSWLNGVTERLTYCIGEATKSSAEAKLKALKEIAKNIRSGGKKWKHLENQCAEVIQNTSPLGAERMKDELEELRKALEKLKLLSSEEEERLLKIQQSESAYKSQARQLEADVQELKKDLQRLENDLDPGEGEKTEDEFVTLWRKCNATRAALAAEESKIERLKAQLKELLRFSQDVQPHAESVVSAIQQYQSVRGKMSKMSTDAEAQLRRLFQNPLQDFEQWKPSVQMLLETPEPVLAHIEAALAESSQFKEKLMTLQLKKDLLSNVLGEEKAKSFLQEVAEASKEREILHKSLLQSKSKLQNLISQHEDFDAGFTPLQKKLSAIKAKLDLEKEPQPDLLGKKTQLQRLQMIQDDLAELAIQMEEVEKLVQSNTTHRHEMNQLLSDTQALKRSLEMMIQQSEEHVQKHWAYNDKLSDLQQWIAVTTEKIASYQSADGEQNTEGRVADLERWLAEFQDKEIQLHLVEAHGQLVMENSSPEETAHVQAELDQLKESWRSLKEMAAGLLKKWQLNRPVADKKRKTAFVDSRWMSGPAFYLLDVDPSHKQERTGEGQNTSSHLKLLHDFEEWLQGENTKLTKILAVTSSSTEEIKARQSKLEELQSHVPDGQRLFEDLLHLHPVIGNSEDLEDLRYRWMLYKSKLKESMNSPSPGSLEETDRFRKKRSGGICSFLHRVCWAALPLQLLLLLLLLLAFLLPLAEETHSCTLANNFARSFNLMLRYEGPPPT; from the exons cttcttTGAATGCAATGACTCAGCAGCTACAGGATGAATTTGACAGTAGCGTGGAGAATGCAGAAGCTTGGATGAAGGCCATCCAAGAGAGACTGAGGATCAATGACAACACCAGGGGACCTCGATCTGCCCTAGAAGCCAGACTGAGAGAGACGGAG aaaatacGTGCGCTGGAACCAGAAGGCAGCTTGAAAATGGACTTGATTCTTGCAAAGGCAGATGCTGCTCTTCGCAGCATTGGTGAGGATAAGAAGCGCAAGGTACTCTCTAAACTGAAAGACATTAAAGCCTTGTGGGAAGAGACAGCCATATACATTACTCACTGTCACAG CCGTATTGAGTGGGTCTGGCTGCACTGGAGTGAGTACCTGAAAGCCCAAGATGAGTTTTACACATGGATTCACAACATGAGGGTGACCTTGGAGCCTGACATTGAGTTGCAGCTTGGCTTAAAGGAGAAGCAGTGGCAGCTGAGCCATGCTCAGGTTCTGTTGAATGATGTCTTAAATCAGTCAGTCCTGCTGGAAAGGCTGCTAGAGGAAGCTGCTTCCTTGTTCAACAGGATAGGTGACCCCAGCGTTGATGAGGatgttcagaagaaaatgagggTGGAATATGAAGGAATCAGGGAAGAAGCTCAG AACAGAGTGAACCTGCTTGAAAAGATAACCAAGGAACATGAGCAGTACAGCGCTAACGTCAAACAGTTTCAGTCATGGCTGAATGGTGTGACAGAAAGATTAACCTACTGCATTGGAGAAGCAACCAAGTCTTCAGCGGAGGCCAAGTTAAAGGCACTGAAG GAAATTGCCAAAAACATTAGGAGCGgtggaaagaaatggaagcacCTTGAAAATCAGTGTGCAGAAGTGATTCAGAATACCTCCCCACTTGGAGCTGAGAGAATGAAGGATGAACTTGAAGAGCTAAGAAAAGCCTTGGAGAAGTTGAAACTGCTGAGtagtgaggaggaggagagattGCTCAAGATCCAACAATCAGAAAGTGCCTACAAGTCCCAGGCCAGACAATTAGAAGCAGATGTCCAGGAGCTGAAAAAAGATCTACAGAGACTAGAAAATGACCTGgaccctggggaaggggagaagactGAAGATGAGTTTGTAACTCTGTGGAGAAAATGCAAT GCAACgagagcagctctggctgcagaagaGTCCAAGATTGAGAGGCTGAAGGCTCAGCTTAAGGAACTGCTACGGTTTTCCCAAGATGTGCAGCCGCATGCTGAGAGTGTTGTCTCTGCAATACAGCAGTATCAAAG TGTTAGAGGCAAGATGTCTAAAATGAGCACTGATGCAGAAGCCCAACTGAGAAGACTCTTCCAAAATCCCCTGCAAGATTTTGAACAGTGGAAGCCATCGGTCCAGATGCTCCTGGAGACTCCGGAGCCAGTGCTGGCTCACATTGAG gcTGCTCTAGCTGAAAGCTCCCAATTCAAAGAGAAGTTGATGACATTACAGCTGAAGAAAGATTTACTAAGCAATGTCCTTggtgaggaaaaagcaaagtctTTCCTGCAAGAAGTAGCTGAAGCttcaaaggagagagaaattctACACAAAAGTCTGCTGCAAAGCAAGAGCAAACTCCAG AATCTGATATCACAGCATGAGGACTTTGACGCTGGTTTCACacctttgcagaagaaattatCTGCCATCAAAGCCAAATTAGATCTAGAGAAGGAACCACAGCCTGACCTCTTGGGTAAAAAGACACAACTCCAGAGACTCCAG atgATCCAAGATGACTTGGCAGAGCTTGCGATTCAAatggaggaggtagagaagcTTGTTCAGTCAAATACCACACATAGGCATGAAATGAACCAACTTTTGTCTGACACTCAGGCCCTGAAGAGATCATTGGAG ATGATGATACAGCAGAGTGAAGAGCATGTTCAGAAACACTGGGCATATAATGACAAACTCTCTGACCTCCAGCAGTGGATCGCAGTAACTACAGAGAAGATTGCCTCCTACCAGAGTGCTGATGGAGAGCAGAACACCGAGGGCAGGGTGGCAGACCTTGAG AGATGGCTAGCTGAGTTTCAAGATAAGGAGATCCAGCTGCACCTTGTGGAAGCTCATGGCCAGCTGGTCATGGAGAATTCTTCCCCAGAGGAGACTGCCCATGTCCAGGCAGAGCTGGATCAGCTGAAGGAGTCGTGGAGATCACTGAAGGAGATGGCAGCTGG TCTTCTCAAAAAGTGGCAGTTAAATAGACCAGTGGCTGataagaagaggaaaacagcatttgTGGACAGCAGATGGATGTCTGGACCTGCCTTCTATCTTTTAGATGTAGATCCCAGCCATAAGCAG GAGAGGACAGGAGAAGGGCAAAATACGAGCAGCCACTTGAAGCTCCTGCACGACTTTGAAGAGTGGTTACAAGGAGAAAACACCAAACTGACCAAAATTCTTGCTGTGACTTCATCTTCCACAGAGGAGATTAAGGCACGCCAGAGCAAACTGGAG gagctgcagtcTCATGTGCCTGATGGTCAGCGTCTCTTTGAGGACCTTCTTCATCTTCATCCTGTCATTGGAAACTCTGAAGATCTGGAGGACCTGCGTTACCGATGGATGCTCTACAAATCTAAACTGAAAGAGTCCATGAATTCACCG AGTCCTGGATctttggaagaaacagacaGATTCAGAAAG